One window of the Pseudomonas lurida genome contains the following:
- a CDS encoding 5-(carboxyamino)imidazole ribonucleotide synthase produces MKIGVIGGGQLGRMLALAGTPLGMNFAFLDPAPDACAAALGEHLRADYSDPDHLRQLADEVDLVTFEFESVPAETVAFLSQFVPVYPSAEALRIARDRWFEKSMFKDLGIPTPAFADIQSQADLDAAVASIGLPAVLKTRTLGYDGKGQKVLRTEADVVGTFAELGSVACLLEGFVPFTGEVSLIAVRARDGETRFYPLVHNTHDSGILKLSVASTDHPLQALAEDYSSRVLKQLDYVGVMAFEFFEVDGGLKANEIAPRVHNSGHWTTEGAECSQFENHLRAVAGLPLGSTAKVGESAMLNFIGVVPPVEKVIAIDDCHLHHYGKAFKAGRKVGHANLRCKDRATLEAQILKVEALIAEQ; encoded by the coding sequence ATGAAAATCGGTGTAATCGGTGGCGGCCAATTGGGTCGCATGCTGGCCCTGGCGGGCACCCCGCTGGGGATGAACTTCGCTTTCCTGGACCCGGCGCCGGACGCCTGTGCGGCCGCCCTGGGTGAACATCTGCGCGCTGACTACAGCGATCCGGACCACCTGCGCCAGCTGGCCGATGAAGTCGACCTGGTGACCTTCGAGTTCGAAAGCGTCCCGGCCGAGACCGTGGCGTTCCTGTCGCAGTTCGTGCCGGTGTACCCGAGCGCCGAAGCCCTGCGCATTGCCCGCGACCGCTGGTTCGAGAAGAGCATGTTCAAGGACTTGGGCATCCCGACCCCGGCCTTCGCCGATATCCAGTCCCAGGCAGACTTGGACGCTGCCGTCGCCAGCATCGGCCTGCCGGCCGTGCTGAAAACCCGCACCCTGGGTTACGACGGCAAGGGCCAGAAAGTCCTGCGCACCGAAGCCGATGTGGTCGGCACCTTCGCCGAGCTGGGCAGTGTCGCTTGCCTGCTGGAAGGCTTCGTGCCGTTCACCGGCGAGGTCTCGCTGATTGCCGTGCGCGCCCGTGATGGTGAAACCCGCTTCTACCCGTTGGTGCACAACACTCACGACAGCGGCATCCTCAAGCTGTCCGTGGCCAGCACCGACCACCCGCTGCAAGCCCTGGCCGAAGACTATTCCAGCCGTGTGCTCAAGCAACTGGACTACGTCGGCGTGATGGCGTTCGAGTTCTTTGAAGTCGACGGTGGCCTCAAGGCCAACGAAATCGCCCCGCGCGTGCACAACTCCGGGCACTGGACCACCGAAGGCGCCGAGTGCAGCCAGTTCGAGAACCACCTGCGGGCGGTTGCGGGCTTGCCGCTGGGCTCCACCGCGAAGGTCGGTGAGAGCGCCATGCTCAATTTCATCGGTGTTGTACCGCCAGTGGAAAAGGTCATCGCCATCGACGATTGCCATCTGCATCACTACGGCAAGGCCTTCAAGGCCGGGCGCAAAGTCGGCCACGCCAACCTGCGTTGCAAGGATCGTGCGACCCTCGAGGCGCAGATCCTCAAGGTCGAGGCGCTGATCGCCGA
- the purE gene encoding 5-(carboxyamino)imidazole ribonucleotide mutase — MSALVGVIMGSKSDWSTLSHTADMLEKLGIPYEVKVVSAHRTPDLLFQYADEAESRGIEVIIAGAGGAAHLPGMCAAKTHLPVLGVPVQSAMLSGVDSLLSIVQMPAGIPVATLAIGKAGAINAALLSASILGAKHPQFHAVLKKFRAEQTDSVLDNPDPRIA, encoded by the coding sequence ATGAGTGCATTGGTTGGCGTGATCATGGGCTCCAAGTCCGATTGGTCCACCCTTAGCCACACCGCCGATATGCTGGAAAAACTCGGCATTCCCTACGAAGTGAAAGTGGTCTCCGCCCACCGCACTCCGGATTTGCTGTTCCAGTATGCCGATGAAGCAGAATCCCGTGGCATCGAGGTGATCATTGCCGGTGCAGGCGGTGCAGCGCACCTGCCAGGCATGTGTGCGGCCAAGACCCACCTGCCGGTGCTCGGTGTGCCAGTGCAGTCGGCAATGCTCTCGGGCGTGGATTCGCTGTTGTCCATCGTGCAGATGCCAGCCGGTATCCCGGTGGCAACCCTAGCGATCGGCAAGGCCGGCGCGATCAATGCCGCGTTGTTGTCCGCCAGCATCCTGGGCGCCAAGCATCCGCAGTTCCATGCGGTGCTGAAAAAATTCCGTGCTGAGCAGACAGACAGCGTGCTGGACAATCCAGACCCACGCATTGCCTGA